From Jeotgalibaca dankookensis, one genomic window encodes:
- a CDS encoding IS30 family transposase — MSYTHFTIAERSKIETLRDLGFSIRRIARILGRAPSSVSRELNRNPYYQCNQAQERYKQKKTNCGAKSKLTSEIKEKVQEKLTLTWSPEQIVGRLFQGKISFKTIYRWLYYGLLQVPLSVLRQKGKRQKPKETRGRFNIGTSISKRPKDVKKRTTFGHWELDTVVSGRGQAKGCVATFLERKSRWYLAIKIPNRSASSMEGAIRKLTTLFPETAFQSFTTDRGKEFSCYPVIEEDLSIPVYFADPYSSWQRGSNENSNGLLREFFPKRTNFDHVEQEELQKALYLINNRPRKCLGYRTPHEVFMKGVLHLI; from the coding sequence ATGAGCTACACTCATTTTACCATAGCCGAACGCTCAAAAATAGAAACGCTTCGTGATCTAGGTTTTTCGATCCGCCGGATCGCTCGAATCCTTGGTCGTGCCCCTTCTTCTGTTTCACGGGAACTGAACAGGAACCCATATTATCAGTGTAATCAGGCACAGGAACGCTATAAACAAAAGAAAACGAACTGTGGAGCAAAATCAAAGTTGACTTCTGAAATCAAAGAAAAGGTTCAGGAAAAACTAACTCTTACCTGGTCTCCAGAACAAATTGTAGGCCGGCTATTTCAAGGGAAAATTTCTTTCAAAACAATCTATCGCTGGCTCTATTACGGTCTCTTACAAGTTCCATTGTCCGTTCTGAGACAAAAAGGCAAACGACAGAAACCAAAAGAAACCAGAGGAAGATTCAATATCGGAACCTCTATTTCAAAACGACCAAAAGACGTCAAGAAGCGAACGACCTTCGGTCACTGGGAGCTGGACACCGTCGTATCAGGACGCGGACAGGCAAAAGGTTGCGTTGCTACTTTCCTAGAGAGGAAAAGCCGCTGGTACCTCGCCATCAAAATTCCCAACCGTTCCGCTTCCTCAATGGAAGGGGCTATACGAAAACTGACTACGCTTTTTCCTGAAACTGCCTTCCAAAGTTTTACGACAGACAGAGGAAAGGAATTCAGCTGTTATCCTGTCATTGAAGAAGACTTAAGCATCCCTGTTTATTTCGCAGATCCTTATTCTTCTTGGCAACGAGGAAGCAATGAAAACAGTAATGGACTCCTGAGGGAGTTCTTTCCGAAGAGAACCAACTTTGATCATGTGGAACAGGAAGAACTTCAAAAAGCTTTGTACCTGATTAATAATAGACCAAGAAAATGTCTTGGCTACCGAACGCCTCACGAGGTCTTTATGAAAGGGGTGTTGCACTTAATTTGA
- the wrbA gene encoding NAD(P)H:quinone oxidoreductase type IV, which produces MENVKLAVIFYSMGGTNYQLAKWAKAGAEAAGAEVRLLKVQELAPQSVIDGNEGWKATVDAVKDIPVATSDDIEWADAIIFSTPTRFGNMASQMKQFIDMQGGVWATGKTVNKVVSAMTSAQNPHGGQEATILSLYTTMMHWGAIIAPTGYTNQVLFGAGGNPYGTSVTVGQDGKMIEDVEASVKHQASRTVEIAKWVKNGQAK; this is translated from the coding sequence ATGGAAAATGTAAAATTAGCTGTTATCTTTTATAGTATGGGTGGAACAAACTATCAACTTGCTAAATGGGCTAAAGCAGGTGCTGAAGCGGCAGGTGCTGAGGTAAGATTATTAAAAGTGCAAGAACTTGCTCCACAATCGGTTATTGATGGTAATGAAGGTTGGAAAGCAACTGTAGATGCTGTTAAAGATATACCAGTAGCTACTTCTGATGATATTGAGTGGGCAGACGCTATAATTTTCAGTACACCAACACGTTTTGGTAATATGGCTTCTCAAATGAAACAATTTATTGATATGCAAGGTGGTGTTTGGGCAACTGGAAAAACAGTTAATAAAGTTGTTAGCGCGATGACATCTGCTCAAAACCCTCATGGTGGCCAAGAAGCAACGATTCTTAGCTTATATACAACTATGATGCACTGGGGTGCTATTATTGCTCCAACTGGCTATACAAATCAAGTATTGTTTGGTGCAGGCGGCAATCCATACGGGACAAGTGTTACAGTAGGACAAGACGGTAAGATGATTGAAGATGTTGAAGCTTCTGTTAAACATCAAGCTAGTCGTACTGTAGAGATTGCAAAATGGGTAAAAAATGGTCAAGCAAAATAA
- a CDS encoding SDR family oxidoreductase has product MANDKLTDPRKVYQTEKFPDQEQGTPALQSNMQPRPDSGEESYKGYNRLEGRNALITGGDSGIGRAVAIAYAREGANVAIQFFPGEEKDANEVKEYIEAAGKKALLLPYDLREDGAATEIVEKTLEAFGQLDALVLNAAQQIAQPSLSDLSMKQVEDTFKVNIISMFETVKAAEKHLKPGSTIIATSSVQSFDPSTPLIDYAATKGAISNFTVALSSYFADKGVRVNAVAPGPIWTPLQLDNGQLDGRIPEFGQNSLMGRAGQPVELAPIYVLLTSEESSYVTGQIYGVTGGQPINL; this is encoded by the coding sequence ATGGCAAATGATAAATTAACTGATCCAAGAAAAGTTTACCAAACTGAAAAATTTCCTGACCAAGAACAAGGAACTCCGGCACTGCAGAGTAACATGCAGCCAAGACCTGATAGTGGTGAAGAAAGTTATAAGGGATATAACCGACTTGAGGGTCGTAATGCACTCATTACAGGTGGAGATTCGGGTATAGGCCGTGCCGTTGCTATTGCTTATGCACGAGAAGGAGCGAATGTTGCGATTCAATTTTTCCCTGGGGAAGAAAAGGATGCCAATGAGGTTAAAGAGTATATTGAAGCAGCAGGAAAAAAAGCTTTATTACTTCCTTATGATTTACGCGAAGACGGGGCAGCAACTGAAATTGTCGAAAAAACATTAGAAGCTTTTGGACAATTAGATGCGTTAGTATTAAATGCAGCCCAACAAATTGCACAACCTTCTTTAAGTGATTTATCTATGAAACAAGTAGAAGATACATTCAAAGTTAATATTATCAGTATGTTCGAGACTGTCAAAGCAGCTGAAAAGCATTTAAAACCTGGTAGTACTATAATAGCAACCAGTTCTGTGCAATCCTTTGATCCAAGTACACCTCTCATTGATTATGCAGCTACGAAAGGAGCAATTAGTAACTTTACGGTTGCTTTATCTAGCTATTTTGCTGATAAAGGAGTTCGTGTCAATGCCGTTGCACCAGGTCCAATTTGGACGCCACTACAATTAGATAATGGGCAACTAGATGGCCGTATCCCAGAATTCGGTCAAAATTCATTAATGGGTAGAGCCGGTCAACCGGTAGAATTAGCACCGATATACGTGCTCTTAACATCAGAAGAAAGTAGTTATGTAACGGGCCAAATTTACGGGGTAACCGGTGGACAACCTATCAATCTTTAA
- a CDS encoding YrhK family protein: MPEIKKKRYQSEPSEAEDVVIKAGKFRIYFQNYYTLISLGNDFLIGVLYLFGAIASMVDRIPDLFSQWTYVFGAIFLIVRPLLKILRNVFIYDKNEFQEKVSDPQLFGDENKEETKAKIEKEEKKD, translated from the coding sequence ATGCCTGAAATAAAGAAAAAACGTTACCAATCAGAGCCTTCCGAGGCTGAAGATGTTGTCATTAAAGCAGGGAAATTTAGAATTTACTTTCAAAATTACTACACATTGATTTCATTGGGTAATGACTTTTTAATAGGTGTTCTCTATCTTTTCGGCGCAATCGCAAGTATGGTCGATCGTATCCCTGATTTATTCAGTCAGTGGACCTACGTTTTTGGTGCAATTTTTCTGATTGTACGTCCGCTTCTCAAAATTTTACGCAATGTTTTTATTTATGACAAAAATGAGTTTCAAGAAAAAGTCAGCGATCCACAATTATTTGGAGATGAGAATAAAGAAGAGACAAAAGCAAAAATAGAAAAAGAAGAAAAAAAAGATTAA
- a CDS encoding YsnF/AvaK domain-containing protein gives MENRRVEGSYVRVEDAMHAVQMLRDKGYASSDIYVVANATVRDSIPYTMDAEVSTEGELRDYDSDDDRSMWDKIKDAFTMDDYDTDTRNHPDYNPNTDPLNGYRDDIEQGNVIVLVATDADVTGTNRMVDTEPGYVAGVDRTVDTDSEYMSDVDDTIKLREERLDVEKNEVQTGEVTIEKRVVEETRNIEVPVTHEEVVIERRPVTDDSSTTTPLTDDDATEEIVIPLTEEQIEVTKSTHVVEEVDVRKDHVTENKKVTDTVAKEEIEVERDGDVVKENRRDTDALGSDRDPDYPL, from the coding sequence ATGGAAAACAGACGTGTAGAAGGAAGTTACGTACGAGTAGAGGATGCAATGCATGCAGTACAGATGTTAAGGGATAAAGGATATGCAAGTTCAGATATATATGTAGTTGCTAACGCAACAGTCAGAGATTCGATCCCTTATACAATGGATGCAGAAGTAAGCACTGAAGGAGAATTAAGAGATTACGATAGTGATGATGATCGCTCAATGTGGGATAAAATCAAAGATGCCTTCACTATGGACGATTATGACACAGATACACGCAATCACCCTGATTATAATCCTAATACTGATCCGTTAAACGGATACCGTGATGATATCGAGCAAGGAAACGTAATTGTTTTAGTAGCAACAGATGCGGATGTTACAGGTACAAATCGCATGGTTGACACAGAACCAGGGTATGTAGCAGGGGTAGATCGTACTGTTGACACAGATTCTGAGTATATGTCTGATGTTGATGATACAATCAAATTACGTGAAGAACGCTTAGATGTAGAAAAAAATGAAGTACAAACAGGCGAAGTAACTATCGAAAAACGTGTGGTTGAAGAAACCAGAAATATCGAAGTACCTGTTACACATGAAGAAGTTGTCATTGAAAGACGTCCTGTTACAGATGATTCATCAACTACAACACCATTAACAGATGATGATGCAACAGAAGAAATTGTTATTCCGCTTACAGAAGAGCAAATTGAAGTAACAAAAAGTACTCACGTAGTAGAAGAAGTGGATGTACGTAAAGATCATGTTACCGAAAATAAAAAAGTAACGGATACAGTTGCAAAAGAAGAGATTGAAGTAGAGCGTGATGGCGACGTTGTAAAAGAAAATCGTCGGGATACCGATGCACTGGGTTCTGATCGTGACCCAGACTATCCGCTATAA
- a CDS encoding DUF421 domain-containing protein produces MSIDMVGVLKLITICIVSYISIVLVLRISGKRTLSKMNAFDFIVTVALGSVLATTIVSYQDSFWNGILTFITLVVLQYVATWLSVRFKFVRTILKSRPSLLYFEGDFDEEALMKERITKGELKQAIRTSGFISFEQVAAIVLESDGTLSVMETTDKIKLEKDDFLVKKSTDVK; encoded by the coding sequence ATGTCGATTGATATGGTAGGAGTATTAAAACTTATCACTATTTGTATCGTTAGTTATATTTCAATTGTTTTGGTTTTACGAATCTCTGGGAAGCGAACACTGTCAAAAATGAATGCCTTTGATTTTATTGTCACTGTAGCGCTAGGATCTGTTTTAGCTACAACAATTGTAAGTTATCAAGATTCATTTTGGAATGGAATTTTAACCTTTATTACCCTTGTAGTTTTACAATATGTTGCAACTTGGTTGTCAGTTCGTTTTAAATTTGTCCGGACTATATTAAAATCTAGACCCAGTCTCTTATATTTTGAAGGAGATTTTGACGAAGAAGCATTGATGAAGGAGCGTATTACCAAAGGGGAATTAAAACAAGCCATTCGAACATCGGGTTTTATATCTTTTGAACAGGTAGCAGCTATCGTCTTAGAGTCAGACGGAACTTTATCAGTCATGGAGACAACTGATAAAATAAAATTGGAAAAAGATGATTTTTTAGTAAAAAAATCTACAGATGTTAAATAA
- a CDS encoding YidH family protein — MVENEKNRSLELSAERSELAVQRTVLANARTFSAWIRTGLSAVLAGLTIVGFIGDSDLFSKTVILLAMIIGFLFVGTGIFIYIMAYISYKKNYKSLKQENTQTSISLNFLLIVTTGMTLTAILITLLLILL; from the coding sequence ATGGTAGAAAATGAAAAAAATAGAAGTCTGGAACTTTCCGCAGAAAGATCTGAATTAGCTGTCCAAAGAACGGTATTGGCAAATGCAAGAACATTTAGTGCGTGGATACGTACAGGTTTATCTGCCGTTTTAGCTGGTCTTACAATTGTTGGTTTTATTGGTGACAGTGATTTATTTTCTAAAACCGTTATATTATTAGCAATGATAATTGGATTCTTGTTCGTTGGTACAGGAATATTTATCTATATTATGGCCTATATAAGTTACAAAAAAAATTATAAATCGTTAAAACAAGAGAACACTCAAACAAGTATTTCCTTGAATTTTCTATTGATTGTAACGACCGGGATGACCTTAACAGCGATATTGATTACGTTGCTTTTGATACTATTATAA
- a CDS encoding ion channel, with amino-acid sequence MPILFFLGIVIVVLAIIDIIWTILWVEGGAGFITKALSSSLWRVMSTFAHGNRKALRLAGPTMLTLTLLNWIFLLWLGWALVFSGSTNAITDTVNQTPIVWQNIVYYTGYTIFTLGLGDYSPASPFWQIMTAIASGTGMLFFTLGASYIISVVGAVLNKRSFSSSVIEIGTSSEEIVKDAWNGNDLSNMNLLLMDMSDQLSVLSMKQKAYPLLNYFHTTNKKEAIAIALPIIDDALSIIVYGMEAGTQPNPILIKKFRNCISNHLETLEATYIKSADEPLALPKLDQLKKDGLPVVKTDVFESQMAGLTERRKKLFGLLKEDNWQEKDLDL; translated from the coding sequence ATGCCAATATTATTTTTTTTGGGAATTGTAATAGTAGTCTTAGCTATTATAGATATTATTTGGACCATCTTATGGGTTGAAGGAGGAGCTGGTTTTATTACTAAAGCTTTATCGAGTTCTTTATGGCGAGTAATGTCGACTTTTGCGCATGGGAATCGAAAAGCACTTCGACTAGCGGGGCCTACTATGCTCACTCTGACTTTATTAAACTGGATTTTTTTGCTCTGGTTAGGCTGGGCACTTGTATTTTCAGGGAGTACAAACGCAATAACAGATACTGTTAATCAAACACCCATTGTTTGGCAAAATATAGTTTACTATACTGGATACACAATCTTTACATTAGGGTTAGGTGATTACTCACCTGCAAGTCCATTTTGGCAAATTATGACCGCTATCGCTAGCGGGACGGGCATGCTCTTTTTTACTTTAGGTGCCTCTTACATTATATCAGTCGTAGGAGCGGTATTGAATAAACGCTCATTTTCGAGCAGTGTTATTGAAATTGGGACAAGTTCAGAGGAAATTGTCAAAGACGCTTGGAACGGAAATGATTTAAGCAATATGAACCTGCTATTAATGGATATGTCAGATCAACTAAGCGTATTATCAATGAAACAGAAAGCCTACCCGCTTCTAAATTATTTTCACACAACAAATAAAAAAGAAGCCATTGCTATTGCCTTACCAATTATTGATGATGCTCTTTCAATAATTGTTTACGGAATGGAAGCAGGAACACAGCCTAATCCTATTTTAATAAAGAAATTCAGGAATTGTATCAGCAACCACTTAGAAACATTGGAAGCAACCTATATAAAATCTGCCGATGAACCATTAGCTTTACCAAAACTAGATCAGCTAAAAAAAGATGGGTTGCCAGTAGTTAAAACAGATGTTTTTGAGAGTCAGATGGCAGGATTAACTGAGCGTAGGAAAAAACTTTTCGGTCTATTAAAGGAAGACAATTGGCAAGAAAAAGATTTAGACCTTTAA
- a CDS encoding DMT family transporter, whose product MLQGLLAGFFWGLDTVIIGIALAMSSFASTEQAILLSPFISTFIHDLFSSLWMFIYMGLKKQSGDFLKALKTKSGKFIVLAALVGGPIGMTGYVLSIKYIGAGYTAIISSLFPAVGAFLSYLFLKEKMRYDQMLGLAVSLAGVIFLGYTPGGSETNTNLVGFLFAFLCVFGWASEAVIISYGLRGAEINDEEALQIRQLTSAIFYGIILLPLIKAWQPTLSILPTTTGAVILASAFFGTTSYLFYYKAIHKIGPTKAMALNVTYSAWAIIFGFLLLGETISIKGVICALVIIGGSIVAGGDIKELLNFRKNGSHFHRNILKRV is encoded by the coding sequence ATGTTACAAGGTCTATTAGCAGGTTTTTTCTGGGGGCTGGATACTGTTATTATTGGTATTGCTCTTGCCATGTCGTCTTTTGCAAGTACAGAACAGGCTATTCTTCTATCGCCGTTTATAAGTACCTTTATTCATGACTTGTTTTCATCTTTATGGATGTTTATTTATATGGGACTCAAAAAACAATCCGGCGATTTTTTAAAAGCTTTAAAAACAAAAAGTGGTAAATTTATTGTATTAGCTGCTTTAGTCGGTGGTCCTATTGGGATGACCGGTTATGTCCTTTCAATAAAATACATTGGCGCGGGTTACACTGCAATTATTTCATCATTATTTCCTGCAGTGGGGGCTTTCTTGTCTTATCTATTCTTGAAAGAAAAAATGCGTTATGATCAAATGCTGGGATTAGCTGTCAGTCTTGCCGGAGTCATTTTTTTAGGCTATACACCAGGTGGTAGTGAAACAAATACCAATTTGGTCGGATTCTTATTTGCTTTTTTATGTGTATTCGGTTGGGCTTCAGAAGCCGTTATCATTTCTTATGGTTTAAGAGGTGCAGAAATAAATGATGAAGAGGCCTTACAAATTAGACAATTAACATCGGCGATTTTTTATGGTATTATCCTACTCCCTTTAATAAAAGCATGGCAACCAACATTAAGTATTCTTCCTACAACGACAGGCGCGGTTATCCTTGCTTCGGCCTTTTTTGGGACTACTTCTTACCTCTTTTATTACAAAGCAATCCATAAAATAGGTCCCACTAAAGCAATGGCTTTAAACGTGACCTATTCGGCTTGGGCAATTATCTTTGGGTTTTTACTACTTGGAGAGACAATCTCTATTAAAGGGGTTATTTGTGCCCTTGTTATTATTGGTGGCTCGATCGTTGCTGGTGGTGACATAAAAGAACTATTGAATTTCAGAAAAAACGGTAGTCATTTTCATCGAAATATATTAAAAAGGGTGTAG
- a CDS encoding NTP transferase domain-containing protein produces MTTGKEKKQNRVDNAVIMAAGLSSRFAPLSYEYPKALVEVKGEVLIERQIKQLQAVGIEDITIVVGYKKEAFEYLIEKFHVVLVENPEYMTRNNHSSLYYARDRLTNTYICSADNYFVENVFEPFVEHAYYSVVFEEGKTDEWTIQTDESGLITQVQIGGEDSYVMLGHVFFSNEFSKKFVAILENIYHLPETKNSLWERIYADHIPDLSMFAKKYSQEVVFEFDSLDELRTFDKTYWNDTRSEILKDISKTLNREEKEIVAIEPLKENSKTIGFEFSVHDRSYQYIYKTKVLAEK; encoded by the coding sequence ATGACTACCGGAAAAGAAAAAAAACAAAATCGAGTAGACAATGCTGTTATTATGGCAGCAGGTTTGTCTTCTCGATTTGCACCCCTTTCTTATGAATATCCCAAAGCTTTAGTTGAAGTTAAAGGCGAAGTACTAATTGAGCGACAAATTAAACAATTACAAGCCGTTGGAATTGAGGACATTACTATCGTAGTTGGCTATAAAAAAGAAGCATTCGAATATTTAATAGAAAAATTTCATGTTGTATTAGTTGAAAATCCCGAATACATGACACGTAATAATCACTCTAGTCTCTATTATGCTAGAGATAGACTGACTAATACTTATATTTGCTCCGCTGATAATTACTTTGTAGAAAATGTTTTTGAACCATTTGTAGAGCATGCCTACTACTCGGTTGTATTTGAAGAAGGTAAAACTGATGAATGGACTATTCAGACGGACGAGTCCGGTCTGATTACCCAAGTCCAAATTGGCGGCGAAGATTCTTATGTCATGTTAGGCCATGTCTTTTTTTCTAACGAATTTTCAAAAAAATTTGTAGCAATTTTAGAAAATATTTATCACTTACCAGAAACAAAAAATTCCTTATGGGAGCGTATCTACGCAGACCATATTCCGGATCTTTCTATGTTTGCAAAGAAATATTCTCAAGAAGTTGTCTTCGAATTTGATAGTCTCGATGAATTACGTACCTTTGATAAAACCTACTGGAATGATACACGCTCTGAGATTTTAAAAGATATATCAAAAACATTAAATCGTGAAGAAAAAGAAATTGTTGCAATCGAACCTCTTAAAGAAAATAGTAAAACAATTGGTTTTGAATTTTCTGTCCATGATAGATCTTATCAATACATTTACAAGACAAAAGTCTTAGCAGAAAAATAA
- a CDS encoding phosphotransferase, translated as MNIYEYDALNYIINKGYTNQRLIAESTSYSLGKINKAISKLTDEGYLDNQFKLTDKARREINAKKPRHAIILAAGYGMRMVPINTEVPKGLLEVNGETLIERLILQLHDAGIFKIDIVVGFMKDRYEFLIDKYDVQLVYNPDYDSKNNLHSLNLMSDQLSNTYILPCDIWLEKNPFSTYELYSWYSVTETIDSGSTVRINRQKELIPTSKGKQANTMIGIAYFLDEDAKVLKNNLKKYSADEKYNDSFWEEALFYGENKLTVYARIYHPRNVFEIDTYEQLRELDGKSSHLDTDIISLISKEMGVETRDIQKIVVLKKGMTNRSFRFSVMGKQYIMRIPGEGTDKLINREHEYEVYQTIKKLHISDEVVYMSPENGYKITEYLHDAREADPDNPEDVKRAIQKLRSFHELKLQVPHSFDIYKEIEFYESLWEGKPSIFRDYQKTKEKVFTLKSIIDSLPKEWALTHIDAVPDNVLFVGDEIRLIDWEYAGMQDPHLDIAMFAIYSLYNRQQVDDLIAIYFPDGCTNEVRMKIYAYIAIGGLLWSNWCEFKRHKGVEFGEYSLRQYRYAKEYYAVVMEEFINKDN; from the coding sequence ATGAACATATATGAATACGACGCACTCAATTACATTATTAATAAAGGATATACGAATCAACGCCTAATAGCTGAATCAACTAGCTACTCATTAGGGAAAATAAATAAAGCAATTTCTAAATTAACTGATGAAGGTTATTTAGATAACCAATTTAAATTAACAGATAAAGCTCGTCGAGAAATAAATGCAAAAAAACCTAGACATGCGATTATCCTAGCTGCCGGTTATGGGATGCGAATGGTTCCTATCAATACAGAAGTTCCCAAGGGATTATTAGAAGTAAATGGTGAGACTTTAATTGAAAGGTTAATCCTACAGCTTCATGATGCAGGTATTTTTAAAATTGATATTGTAGTAGGATTTATGAAGGATAGGTACGAATTTTTAATCGATAAATATGATGTTCAGCTTGTCTATAATCCTGACTACGACTCCAAAAATAATCTCCATTCTTTAAATCTTATGAGTGACCAGTTATCGAACACCTACATCCTACCCTGTGATATTTGGTTAGAAAAAAATCCTTTCTCAACTTACGAGTTATATTCTTGGTATTCAGTCACAGAAACAATTGATTCGGGAAGTACCGTTAGAATAAATCGTCAAAAAGAGCTCATCCCTACTTCGAAAGGAAAACAAGCCAATACAATGATTGGTATTGCTTACTTCTTAGATGAAGATGCAAAGGTTCTAAAAAACAATTTAAAAAAGTATAGTGCAGACGAAAAATACAATGATTCCTTTTGGGAAGAAGCCCTCTTTTACGGTGAAAATAAATTAACCGTTTATGCAAGAATTTATCACCCACGTAACGTTTTTGAGATAGACACCTATGAACAATTGCGAGAGCTAGATGGTAAATCTAGCCATCTTGATACAGATATCATTTCTTTAATTAGTAAAGAAATGGGTGTTGAAACACGAGACATTCAAAAAATCGTTGTTTTGAAAAAAGGAATGACGAATCGTTCCTTTCGCTTTAGTGTAATGGGTAAACAGTATATTATGCGTATACCTGGTGAAGGTACTGATAAGCTTATCAATCGCGAACATGAGTATGAAGTTTATCAAACGATTAAAAAGCTCCATATCAGTGATGAAGTAGTCTATATGTCACCAGAAAATGGTTATAAAATAACGGAATACCTACATGATGCTAGAGAAGCTGATCCTGATAATCCTGAAGACGTTAAACGTGCGATTCAAAAATTAAGAAGCTTCCATGAATTGAAGCTTCAAGTTCCCCATAGCTTTGATATCTATAAAGAAATTGAATTCTATGAAAGCCTTTGGGAAGGAAAACCTTCAATTTTTAGGGACTACCAAAAGACAAAAGAAAAGGTATTTACTTTAAAATCGATTATCGATTCTTTACCTAAAGAATGGGCTCTCACACATATTGACGCTGTACCGGATAACGTTTTGTTTGTTGGAGATGAAATTCGCTTAATTGATTGGGAATATGCTGGAATGCAGGATCCACATTTAGATATAGCTATGTTTGCGATTTACTCCTTGTATAACAGACAACAAGTGGATGATTTAATCGCTATCTACTTCCCTGATGGATGTACGAATGAAGTACGAATGAAAATATATGCTTATATTGCAATTGGTGGATTACTCTGGAGTAACTGGTGTGAATTTAAAAGGCATAAAGGTGTTGAGTTTGGTGAATACTCATTAAGGCAGTATCGGTATGCAAAAGAGTACTATGCCGTTGTTATGGAAGAATTTATCAATAAAGATAATTGA
- a CDS encoding LicD family protein, which produces MDKYIVEPQTKAIQNYGLEILSVFHNICEANELKYILDFGTLLGAVRHQGFIPWDDDIDVAMPRKDFEKFKLIAKEQLPKSMFLQIHQTDPNYYNCIAKIRIPNSLYTEKAMQYFDMVHGPWLDIFVYDYKYDEKEKEAEKQRLYNKQRRFYPFIMETLVSDPSKHYTFIQKILKNSLRLLILKSQQKPERGFFMHYLDVKYKRLNHLIKKAPEKNQSGEMITYTFPIPSDSAEKGLRLNIDHFNHRKLQNFEEKQFYIPTDYHQILVDRYGKYQELPPFEERKSNHHWKDR; this is translated from the coding sequence ATGGATAAATACATAGTCGAACCCCAAACAAAAGCGATTCAAAATTATGGGTTAGAGATTCTTTCCGTGTTTCATAATATTTGTGAAGCGAATGAATTAAAATATATTTTAGATTTTGGGACATTATTAGGGGCTGTTCGTCATCAAGGCTTTATACCTTGGGATGATGATATTGATGTTGCGATGCCAAGAAAGGATTTTGAAAAATTCAAATTAATTGCTAAAGAACAGTTACCTAAATCAATGTTTTTACAAATACATCAAACAGATCCCAATTATTACAACTGTATCGCAAAGATTAGAATCCCCAATAGTTTATATACAGAAAAAGCAATGCAATACTTTGACATGGTTCATGGACCCTGGTTAGATATTTTTGTCTATGATTATAAGTATGATGAAAAAGAAAAAGAAGCTGAAAAACAACGCCTTTACAATAAACAAAGACGATTTTATCCATTCATAATGGAAACGCTTGTCTCAGACCCTTCAAAGCATTATACTTTTATTCAAAAAATACTGAAAAATAGTTTACGTTTACTAATTTTAAAATCCCAACAAAAGCCAGAACGCGGCTTCTTCATGCACTATTTAGATGTTAAATACAAACGACTCAATCACTTAATAAAAAAAGCACCTGAAAAGAATCAGAGTGGCGAAATGATCACCTATACCTTTCCCATTCCTTCAGACAGTGCTGAAAAAGGTTTGCGTTTGAACATTGATCACTTCAACCACCGAAAACTTCAAAACTTTGAAGAAAAACAATTTTATATTCCTACTGACTACCATCAAATACTAGTGGATCGGTATGGTAAGTATCAAGAACTTCCTCCTTTTGAGGAACGAAAATCGAATCATCACTGGAAAGATAGATAA